One segment of Pseudomonas sp. FP2196 DNA contains the following:
- the cobU gene encoding bifunctional adenosylcobinamide kinase/adenosylcobinamide-phosphate guanylyltransferase has translation MLQLILGGARSGKSRLAEKLATDSALAVTYIATSQPLDGEMNERVAHHRARRPAEWALIEEPLELARVLRENASAERCLLVDCLTLWLTNLLMLDDAERLAVEREALLDCLALLPGEIIFVSNETGMGVVPLGELTRRYVDEAGWLHQALAERCQRVVLTVAGLPLTLKGSAL, from the coding sequence ATGCTCCAACTGATCCTCGGCGGCGCCCGCTCCGGCAAAAGTCGTCTGGCCGAAAAACTCGCCACTGACAGTGCGCTGGCCGTGACCTACATCGCCACCAGCCAACCGCTGGATGGCGAGATGAATGAGCGCGTCGCCCACCACCGCGCTCGCCGTCCAGCCGAATGGGCACTCATTGAAGAACCGCTGGAACTGGCCCGCGTCCTGCGCGAAAACGCCAGTGCCGAGCGCTGCCTGCTGGTCGATTGCCTGACCCTGTGGCTGACCAATCTGCTGATGCTCGACGATGCCGAGCGTCTTGCTGTCGAACGCGAAGCCCTGCTCGACTGCCTGGCGTTACTGCCGGGTGAAATCATTTTTGTCAGCAACGAGACCGGAATGGGTGTCGTGCCGCTGGGCGAATTGACTCGCCGCTACGTCGATGAAGCCGGTTGGCTGCATCAAGCTCTGGCTGAGCGCTGTCAGCGTGTTGTCCTGACCGTCGCCGGCCTGCCCCTGACTCTGAAAGGATCTGCGTTATGA